ATCGGAACGGCTAACCGCCGTCGCCCGTTACCCGGACTCGATGCGAACCGTCGAGGGCCCCGACGGCGACCGATACTTGCTCGTCAAGGAGTCCGGCGAGTCCAGTCTCGTTCGCGACCCGGAGACCGGCGCGGAGCGACATCTCCCCAACGACGACCTCGAGCCCGTCGCCGGCGAGTCGCCGCTGGTCACCGCCGCGGGCGCCGTCGACGAGCCGCTCCGGCGAGTCCTGACGGCCGTCCCCGACGAGCGGGCGCTCGGACTCCTGCTCGAACTCGACGAGCGGGGGCCGCTGGACGTCCACGTGCTGCTCGACGCCTACGACCTCTGCGAGAGCGACCTGCACGGCCTCGTGGCCGAGTTCCGGGCCGCCGGGCTGGTCGCGGAGGCCGACGTCGCCGGGCGACGCGGCTACCGGACGACCGACGAGGCCAGCGAGGCGCTGGACCGGCTGCGGGAGTAGCGGCCGGGAAAATAGCCGCGGTCAGTCGGCCAGTTCCGCCAGGGCGCCGGCCCCGACGCGCTCGACCGACGAGCGGTTCGTAGTCGCGTCCTTCTCCACGCGGACCAGGGCGTCCGCCGCGCCCACGAGCTCCTCGTCGTGACTGACGACCACGATCTGCTCGACGCCGACCTCGTCGCGCATGTACTCGATCAGGTCCAGCAGCTGCGAGACGTGGCCGGAGTCGAGGAAGACCGTCGGCTCGTCGAGGATCAGCGGCGGCATCGGTGCGGACCCCTCGATCCCCTCCGCGAGCAGCCGGTAGATGGCGCACCGCAGGCTGAGGTTGAACAGGGCGCGCTCGCCCCCGGAGAGCTGCTCGGGGTCCAGCTCCTCGCCGTCCTTCTGGTAGACCGTCAGCCGGTACTCCCCGTCCAGCTCGATGCGGGCGTAGGAGTCGTTCTGGTACACCAGATCGAACGTCTCGTTGAGCATCCGCTCCAGCGTCTCGACGTTGCGCTGGCGCAGTTCGGCACGGAGGGAGCCGTACATCCGCTCTAAGTCCTCCGCCTCCTCGTACAGCGAGTCGAGGCGCTCGACGGCGTCGGCCAGCGCGTCGCGGCGCTCGCGTAGCTCCTCCAGCTCCTCGATCTCGTTCTCGACGGCGCCGTGCTGGTTCTGTAGCTCGTTGCGCCGCGCTTCGAGCTCCTCCAGCTTCTCGTCGGCCTGCGCGACGTAGTTCTCGGCGCGTTCCTTCTCCTGCCGGGCCTGGTCGATCTTGTCGTCGTCGAACTCGTCCTCGAGAGTCTGTTTCCGCTCGCGCTTGTCCGCCAGCCGCTGGCGGCGCTCGTCGTTGACCTCGCCCTTTTGCTCGCGCTGCTCGCGCAGGCGCTCGAGGGCGTCCTCCAGCGAGTCGACGGCGTCGATCAGGTCGTCGACGCGCTCCAGCCGGTCGCGGCGCTCCCGGAGGTCCTGGAGCTTCTGGTTGCACTCCGCGACGGTGCTCCGACAGTCCTCGGCCTTCTCTTCGGCCTCGGCCGCGGACTCGCGCTTCTCCTCGGCCACCGCTTCGCGCTCTTCGGCCTCCTCGCGGAGCCGCTCGATCCGCTCCTCGTCGTCCGCCAGCCCGGACTCGCGCTCCTCGATCAGCTGCTCGACGTTGTCGCGGTTGCTCTCCAGCTGGTCGAGCTTCGTCGCGGCCTCCGCGAGTTCCTCGGCGCGTTCGAGCCGCTCTTCCGCCGCCTCGACCGCCTCGCGGGCGTCCGAGAGCTCGGATTCGAGGTCCTCGATCTCGTCCGTCAGGTCGCCGATCCGATCGACGTGGGGCGACCCGTCGACGTCCTGGCCGCACTCCGGGCACCTGCCCTTCTCCCGAAGCTCCGTCGCCTCCTGCAGGCTTTCGCGCTCGTTGTCCAGCTTCGCCTCGAGTTCGGTGACGTGCTCTTTCGCCGCCTGGAGGTCCGCGGCGGCCTGCTCGCGGAACTCGGCCACGCCGTCGCGGTCGATCGGCGCGTCCTCGAAGCGTGCCTCTAGCTCCGCTATCTGTTCGTCGAGGTCGGACAGTTGCTCGCGGCGCTCTGCGAGGCTCTCGCGGGTCTCCGTCAGATCATCTTCCGTCTGTGCCGCCTCCTCGCGCTCGTCCTCGGCGCGCGACTCGAGGTCCTCGGCGCTCTCGCGGAGGTTCTCGGCCTCGCCCTCGTGTTCCTTCGCCTCGACGCTGGCCTCCCTGATCCGCTCCTGGAGCTCGTCCTCGCGCTCGTCGAGGTCGTCGATCCGCGTCGCGACGGCGTCGGGGTCGGCCTCGTCGAGGTCGCTCTCGGCGACGGCCGACTCGAGTTCCGACCGCCGCTCCGAGAGCGTCTCGCGCCTCTCGCGGACCCGTTCGTCGAGCTGGTCGCGTTCCTGCTCGGTCTCGGCGATAGTCTCGCGGAGGTCGGCGATCTCCGCGTTCAGGTCGTCGAGCTCCTCGCGCTTCTCCTCGTACTCCTCGAGGACCGACTCGGCGTCTGAGAGCGTCGAGACGGCGCGCTCGCGCTGCGCTTCGATGCGTTCGATATCGGACTCCACCTCGTTGATCTGGCCGCCGAGCGCGTTGAGGCGGTCGTGGAGGTCCTTCTCCTCTTTCTCCTCGATCTGGTCGTCCAGTTGCGAGAGGGCGCCCTGTTTGTCGTCGCGCACGCGACCGACGCCCACGCGGGCGTCGCTGGCTCGCTCGCGGTACTCCTCCAGTCTGCCCAGCTGGAGGAGGTCGTCGAGCATGTCCTGACGGTCGCCCGGCGAGGCGTTGATGAGCTTGTTCACCTCGCCCTGGCGGACGTAGGCGCAGTTGACGAACGCCTCGTGGTCCATCCGCAGCAGGTCGGTCACGTGGCTCCGGACGGCGCGTGCGCCCTCGACGGTGCCGTTGGGCGTCTCCAGGACGCACTTGGCCGTCGTGGCGCGCTCGCCCGTCGCGCGCACGCGCCGTTCGACGTGGTAGTCCGCGCCCGCGTGCGTGAACCACAGTTCCACCTCGGCGTCGTCGGCCCCGAGCGAGACGACCTCGTCGAGCGTCTCGTCGAGCGCCTTCGCACCGTAGAGGGCGAAGAAGCAGGCCTCGAGTAGCGTGGACTTGCCGCTGCCGTTCAGCCCGTGGATGACGGTCACGCCGCGGTCCAGTCGCAGGTCGGCGTCGGCGTAGCACTTGAAGTTCTCGAGCCTGACGCGCTCGAACCTCATCGTCGTCCCTCCATCAGAAGAACTCCTCCATGGTCGACTGGTCCTCCGGGTCCTCGGCCGGCGCGTCGCCGGCGCTCTCCGGGCCGCCGTCGCCGGCGACCGACTGTTCTGTCTCGTCCGGGCCGTCGTCCGTCGACTCCGTCCCGCCGTCGGCGGCCTCCGCCGCGTCGCCGCCAGCGTCGATCAGTTCGTCGCCGGTCGCCGTCGCGGCCTCGTCTCCAGCCGTGTCACCGCCCTCGTCGATCCCGTCCTCCGCCGGAGCGGGCTCGAAGGCGTCGGCGTCGCCCTCGTCGACCAGCTCCCGGACGCGGTTCTCGACGGCGTCGGCGACGTTGGCGTCGGCGACCTTGGAGGCGCGGATCGTCTCGTCGAGGTCGCGGGCGGCCTCGCTCAGGCCGAGTTCGCGGACGCGCTCGCGGACGGCGTCGTCGGGGTCGGCGAAGCTCACCTCGGTGGCGCCCTCGTCGGCGAACTCGCGGTGGTCGGTGACGCGGGCGACCAGCGCGCCCCGGTCGAGGGCGAACTCCTCGACGGCGGCGGGGGTGATCGGGTCGCCCGCGCCGTCGACGTGGACGATCACGACGGCGTCCTCGAGGTCGTATTGGCCCACGCGCTCGCGCACGCGATCGACGCCCTCGCCCTCGGCGAGGTCGGCCTCGACGTAGACGAACTCGCGGGTGTCTAGCCCGCGGCGGGCGATGGCGACGTCGCCCTCGAAGGTGACGACGTTGTACCCGCGGTCGTCGCGCTCGTCGGCGCTGGCCCGCTCGGTCGACCCGCAGTAGGTGAGCCAGGTGTCCTCGACCTGCTTCGTCTCGGCGGCGTGCTCGTCGCCCAGCAGGAGCGCGTCGAAGTCGACGGTCGCCTCCGCGACGATCGCCTCGGCGTCCCAGGTGCCGTAGTCGAAGGGCTTGAACTGGCCGTGCGTCACCAGCGCCGCGTGGTCGGCATCGTGGGGCGCGAAGTCGTACGCCAGCGCGTCCCGCTGGGAGCGGGGCACGTAGTCGAGTCCGTAGAAGGCGACGTCGCCGACGACGGTGGGCTCGTCGTCGAGTCGCGTCGCCAGCCCCATCGAGGCGAAGAGGTCGAGCCACTGGGCGTCGCGCTTGGCCTCGTGGTTGCCGACGACGGCCAGGAAGGGCACGTCGGCGTCGTCCAGCGTCCGGAGGACCTCCAGCGTGTCGAGGACGTCGGTCAGCGTCGGCCGGCGGTCGTGGAAGAGGTCGCCGGCGTGGACCACGGCGTCGACGTCCCCGTCGGCGGCGTCCGCCGCCACCTGTCGAAACGCCGCCATGAAGTCCTCGCGGCGCTCGGGGACGTGGTACTGCTGGTACCCCAGGTGCGTGTCCCCGGTGTGTATCACCCGCGTCATTTTCCTCCCGCTTGGTCACCGCCGCCTAAAGAGGTTCCGCGACCGCGGTGAAACTGTAGCGGCGGCTGAATCCGAGGTCGGATCGGATCGTTCGCGGCCCGCCGGGCGACGCGAGGCGGCGGAAACCCCGTCATCAGTCTCTGCTCGCGGCTCGCGTGTCGTTCGCGCCACCGCTGCCGGCGACCTCGCGGAACTCCCGGAACGCCGACAGGGCAGCTCTGCCGTCGCTCGCGGTCGCGCTGAGGTCCGTCTCTGCTCGCGCCACCGCTCGTTCGAGTTCGGCCAGCCCGACGTCCTCGACGAAGGCGGCCGCCGCATCCAGGTCGTCGACGGCGGCGTCGGCACGCTCGATCGTCTCCCGGTACTCGCCCCCGTCGTCGTCCGTCGACGGTTCCTCGCGGCCGCCGGCCAGAGATCGCAGGGCCCGCTTGACTGTCGCTTCGTCAGGCACGGGCGCGACTGTCGCCCGATGGGTTAAAAACGTCAGCGTCGACGGGGCGGTGGCGTGGCGGCGAGGCGACGAGAACTAGAGTCGCGCTACGACTCGATCGTTAGCGTGTAGACGCGCTTGCGGGCGTCCGCGAAGGAGAATCGCGAGTCGACGACGCCGACCTCTTCGAGGCGGTTGAGGGCGTACCGGACCGTGCGGGCCGGCAGCAGCGTCTCGTCGGCAAGCTGGCTCTGGGTCAGGGTGTCCTCGTACTCCAGCACCTTCGCGACGAGCTTCGCGCTCGGGGGCAAGTCGCTGACGGCGTCCCAGCCGTCCTCGGGCGCCTCGGACGTACCGGAGAGTTCGGTCGCGCTCATGGTACCTCCCCGTACCGGATACAGACTAATAATATTTCCCGTTCTAGAATATGCACCCCAAGAATCTCTCGGCAAAGTACGTCACCGTTTCCGTCCGATTCAGCCGACCTTTATTGCCGGTAGTTCGGTCGAGACAGAAACTGACCCCACCCGAAGCCTCATAACGACTCCCCCGCTAGCCGGGTGTAATGACTGACACCGTCGACGACGTCGATCTGCCGTACGACGACGACGCGTCGCAGCAAGAGAAAATCGAGGCGTTACAGGAACGCCTCGAGGTGCTGGAGGATCAGAACGAGGAGATGCGGGACAAGCTCCTCGACGCCAACGCCGAGAACAACAAGTACCAGCAGAAGCTCGAGCGGCTCACCCACGAGAACAAGAAGCTCAAGCAGTCGCCGCTGTTCGTCGCCACCGTCCAGGAGCTGACCGAGGACGGCGTCGTCATCAAGCAGCACGGCAACAATCAGGAGGCCCTGACGGAGGTCACCGACGAGATGCGGGACGGCCTCGAACCCGACGACCGCGTCGCGGTCAACAACTCCCTCTCCATCGTCAAGAGCCTCGACGACGAGACGGACGTCCGCGCCCGCGTGATGCAGGTCGACCGCAGCCCCGACGTCACCTACGCCGACATCGGCGGCATCGAGGAGCAGATGGAGGAGGTCCGCGAGACCGTCGAGCTCCCCCTCAAGAGCCCCGGGATGTTCGAGGAGGTCGGCATCGACCCGCCGTCGGGCGTCCTGCTGCACGGCCCGCCGGGCACGGGCAAGACGATGCTGGCCAAGGCCGTGGCCAACCAGACCGACGCCACCTTCATCAAGATGGCCGGCTCCGAGCTGGTCCACAAGTTCATCGGCGAGGGCGCCAAGCTCGTCCGCGACCTCTTCGAGCTGGCCCGCCAGCACGAGCCCGCCGTCATCTTCATCGACGAGATCGACGCCATCGCGGCCAAGCGGACCGAATCGAAGACCTCCGGCGACGCCGAGGTCCAGCGGACGATGATGCAGCTGCTGTCGGAGATGGACGGCTTCGACGAGCGCGGTGAAATCAGGATCATCGCCGCCACCAACCGCTTCGACATGCTCGACCGCGCCATCCTGCGTCCGGGCCGCTTCGACCGCCTCATCGAGGTCCCCAAGCCCGACCGCGACGGTCGCGTCCAGATCCTCAAGATCCACACCCGCGACATGAACGTCGCCGACGACGTCGACTACGAGGTCCTCGCCGACGTCGCCGAGGAGGCCTCCGGCGCGGACATCAAGGCCCTCTGCACCGAGGCCGGCATGTTCGCCATCCGCGACGACCGCACCGAGGTCGCGATGCAGGACTTCGAGGACGCCTGGGAGAAGATCCAGGACGAGGAGTCCGAGGACGAGGACGTCTCCAAGACGTTCGCCTGACCACCTTTTTACTTCGAGGGGTCGCCTGCGGCGACCCCTCTCGCAAAAACGTGGGCGAAAAACGCTCTTCTCGCTCGGCTTCGCCTCGCGAGAAGTGAACCGCGCTCGCTCCGCTCGCGCGGATGCTGGGTCACCTCATTCTTTCCTGTCCTACCGACTGAGCTATTGCGCCCTCGTTCCGCAGTAACTGGAATCGCTACAGTCCAGCAGTCACCCGACGATCACTCCTCCTCGGCCTCGTAGGTCACCTGGACGTCGGCGCGGACGGTGATCGGGCCGCTGTCGATGGTCGTGCCGGCGTCGGCCTGCTCGAGGGCGACGGCTCCGCCGCCGTCGTAGAACTGCTGGCTGGTCGAGATGGACTCGACGCCGGTGATGGTGAGGCCCTCGGTACCGGCGAGCGTCTCGGCCTCGGTGCGGGCCTGCTCCATCGCGCGCTGGAGGGCCTGCTGGCGGAGGGCCTCGCGGTCTTCGTCGGCGAGGCGGAACTGGACGCCGCCGATGGAGGTGGCGCCGTTCGCGACGGCGACGTCGACGAGTTCGCCCACGCGGCTCCTGTCGTCGACGACGAGTTCGAACGACTGGCTGGCGCGGTAGGTCACGGCCGACCGGTTCGTTCCGTTCGCCGGCTGCTGGATCACGGGTCGGTCCGGTTCGTCGGGACGGATTCGCTGGAGATTGTATCCCGTCGTCCGGAACTGGTCCTCGCTGACGTTGGCGTCAGTAAGCGCAGCGCGCAGTTCAGTGACGTTCTGCGCGAGCGCGGTCGTCGCTTCTGCGGGCGTGTCGCCGGTGGCGGCCGATTCGACGTACACCACTGCGGTCGTCGGCTCGCCGGCGGCCTGGCCCGGCGCGGAGACGGAGATGGCCGTACCGGAGACGTTGGCATCGGTACTGGCGTCGTTACCGGCGTCCTGCGCGACCGCGGGCGCCGCGGGAGCGACCGCGAGGACCGCGACGGCGACGGCGGCAAGTACGAGTCCGAGAAGTCGCTGACGGTGGACGTCCATACAGCCGTACCGGCGGCCGGGGGCTTTGTTACGCGGCGGCCGCTCGGCGGTAATCGCGACTAGTCTCGGCCGTGATCTGGTAAGCTCGTGTTACCGATCGAGTCCGGCCGAGCGAAGCGAGGCTGCCGGTGGTGCGGACGAGGACCGGGAGGGGTTCACTCGCGGGCCGGGCGAGGCGCGTTCTCGTACTTGACCATCTTGTCGGGCTTGTCGGAGATGGTGTCGTAGATCTGCCGGAGCGTCTCCTCCGCGGCGAGGAGGTTGTGGTCCTCCAGGAACGCCCGTCCCTCGTCGGTGAGGCCGTAGAACTTCCAGGGGTAGCCCTGTCGCCGGCCGTCCTCGTCGAGCGCGACCTCCTCGACGACGCCGGCGTCGATCAGCTTCTGGACGTGCTTGTAGACGGTGGCGTCGCTGACGCTCGGGTTGAGCTGTTCGAGTTCGTACATCGAGGGGAGCTGCTCGGGGTGCTGGAGGATGTTGCCCACGATGGCGAAGCGCGTCTCCTGGGTGACGAAGTGGAGCAGTTCCCGCGCCGCCGTCCCCTCGGCCGTCCGCAGGTCGGTGCTCATATCGCTCTCTATGCGACGAGGAGGCAAGTAGTTTACCTCTGAGTAAACTACTCCAGAGTGAATTACCACAGGGTAAACCGCTGGCACGAGGTGCGGTCCGGACACAAACCATTTCTTCCGGAGGGCAGATGGGAACAACATGGAAGGCGAGACGTCGCCAGTTCCGGACGAGGTGCTGACCAGCGCGAAGGAGCGACTGGAGGGGGAGGACGTCTCGCTGGCGGACAACGAGGAGATACTACACGCCCTGAGCGAACTCACGCCGGTGTACGAGAACGACCGGTCGTACTTCGTGCTCGGGAACTACGACAGGGGACCGATCCGTCGGCTGAACATCGTCGTCGACCGGTTGAACCGCCGGACGGACGCCTACGCCTTCCGGATGGTGGACGTCCGCGGCGAGTGGGACAACAGCATCCAGAAGTTCTGCCTGATCGCGGACGTCGTGACGTACCTCGTCGGAGTGGCTGAGAAGGAACCCAGCGACTTCCTCGTCGAACAGGGCCTGCTCGTCGGGACGGTCGAGTACTTCTCGAAGAGCCACGTCCTCAAGCGGGAGTACGAGGACGAGGACCACCCGTTCGGATGGATGCAGGACGGCGTCTTCGACCTCTTCGAGCGCGAGGGCCGCCTGTACCGCTGGCGGGCGGAGGCGGACCTCGTCGAGGCGACCGGCGAGTTGCCGTAGCCGGTCGCTCGCGTGCTGTCCGCCGGGCTACATCCCCATGTCTTCAGCTGGCTCCGGGACGGGGAGGTCGTACTGGCTCACCCCGAGCAGTTCGGCGGCGTGATCCATCGCCATGTCGAACCCGTAGTACCGCTCCAGTTCGTCCCCGTCAGGTTCGGGGCGGACTTTCAGCATCGCGTACCCCTCCCGGTTCTGTGCGACGGCGGCCGTCGCGCCGTCCCGTTCGAAGGCCAGCACGCGCTCGGTCTCGGTCTCGTAGTAGCGGGCCGTGATCCCGTCCTCGGTCAGCGTGACCTCCTCGTCGGTCATCGGTCGGGGTTCGGAGTGGCGACAGTCGAAGGTGTCGATATTCGCGTGAGCGGTGTCCTCCGATGAGCGTTCGCGCTCCTCGTGATGACGAGAGAGCTTTGGTCTCTCGAACCGTGAGGACGGGCTCGGTGACACGCGACGGGGGCGGTGTATCACTTGCAACTGTGGTGGGGGCTCCAAAGCTTATGCCGGCGACGACGAAACCACGACGCAACCGATGGGGCGGCGGGGGGACGAGAGCGGAGTGGGCAAGCGCCTGACGAGCGCGCTCGCGGATCGACTGGGCGTCGACATCCGCGCTCTGGCGGCGTTCCGCGTCGCGCTGGGAGCGACGCTGCTGGCCGACTACCTCCGCCGCTCGGCCGACCTGACGGCGTTCTACTCGGACGCCGGCGTCCTGCCGCGGGACGTCCTCGCGGCGCTGTATCCGTCGCTCGCCGGGCTGTCCGTCCACGCGCTGTCGGGATCGTCACTGGTCCAGGCGCTCCTGTTCGTCACCGGGGGCGCGTTCGCCGCAGCGCTGCTGGTCGGGTACCGGACGCGGCTCGCGACCGCCGGCCTCCTGCTGCAGGTCGTCCTCGTCTACGCCGCCAACGCGGCGTTCAAACTCAGGCACGACGCGTGGCTCTCGGGCGAGGCGCTCCAGTACGCCCTCTCGCTGGACCGGTACGTGACGGATTCGGGGCGCTGATCGCCGGATGGCCGGCGCTGACCGCGCTGCTGACCTGGGGGTGGCTGGGACTGGTCGTCTGCTCGCCGCTCCTGCTCGTCCTGACGGACACCCGTCGCGCGGCCCTGACGGGCGCGTTCGCGGCGGTCCGCCTCGGGATGGTCCCGGCGATGAAACTGGGCGTCTTCCCGCTGGTCTGCCTGACGGGCCTCCTCCCGTTCCTGTCGGCCGTCGTCTGGGACCGCCTCCCGGTACCGGACTCGGGGATCACCGCTCGCCTCGCGTCGCGGCTCCCGACGGCGACGTTCGGGTTCGTCGCGATCCTCCTCGTGAACGCGATGAGCCTCGGCTACGTCGACACCCCCGACGGGGTGCCCGACGCGGTGGCGGAGAAGTCCTGGAACATGTTCTCGAACCCGCCGCGCGACGACGGCTGGTTCGCCATACCGGTCACGCTGGAGTCAGGCGAGCGCGTGGACGCGCTCCGGGGGACCGCCGCTCGCTCGCGGCCTACCAGTGTCGGCGCTGGAACGGGGCGCGCGAGGACGGCGCGGTCAGCGTTCGCCTCGTCTGGGTCGAACGACCGCTCGACGCCCCGGGGACCGGTGACAGGGTGACGCTGGGGACCTACGACTGCGGCAGGGTGACCCGCTGACGTCGGCCGGCACCGAAAGCGGCAAGAGCGCCCGCCGCGCCGTCTCGGACATGGCGAAGTGGTTCCAGAGCGGCCGGCGGCGGGACCTCAGCGTGATCCTGGCCGGCGAGGGCGAGCTATCGGGTCAGAAGCTCAAGACGCGGCTGGAGCGCCGCTACGACGAGCGCATCGAGCCCCGGAGCTTCTACGGGGCGCTGTCGTCGATGAAGGACGCCGGTTTCGTCGAGACGCGGACTGAGGGCGTCGCGGACCTCTACTCGCTGACGGAGGCCGGGAAGGAGCGCGTCCGCGAGCAGTTCGAGTGGATGCGCGAGCACGTGGAGGAGTGAGGAACGGGCCGCGGACGGCCGCCCGTGGGCGTACCGGCCGGGACAGGCTTTTGTTCGCGCGCGCTGAGCGGGAACGCGTGAGCGCCCGAAGCGCCCTCATAGCCTGCCTCGATGCGCTCCCGTTCGCCGTCCTCGCGGCCGTCGCCGCGGTCGCCTCCGGTCGCGCCGGCGGTCTGGCGACGACGCTGATCGGCGCGATCGCTGCGGCCGTCGGAGTCGCGGTCCTCACGGTGCTGGCGACGATGAGCGCGAACCGGTACCGCGAGGACGGACGGGCGTTCTACTTCACGCGAGCGGTCGTCGTCGAGGGCCTCCTCTCGCTCCCCTGAGTGTGGCCTGCCGCTAGACCGACCTTTTTCGCTGTGGAGTCGCACCGGTCCAGTATGGAACAGCGACCGCTCGGTTCGACGGGGTACGACGTATCGGCCATCGGGCTGGGAACGTGGAACGTGGGGCCGGTGTGGGCCGACGCGAGCGACGAGCAGGCCCGCGAGGCCATCCGCACGGCGCTGGACGCCGGCGTGAACCTCGTGGACACGGCAGAGGTGTACGGCGAGGGCCGCGCCGAGCGACTCATCGGCGACGTGCTGGAGGGGCGCGACGAGCGGGTCTACGTGCCCACGAAGGCGGCGCCCGACGAGGACGAGCGCCACTCCGAGGAGGGGCTGCGCGAGTCCGTCGCCGGCTCGCAGGAGCGACTGGGCGTCGACTCGCTGGACCTGATCCAGCTGCACTGTCCGGAGACGGCGGCCTTCTACGAGCCGGAGACCTTCGACGTGCTGGAGGACCTGAAGGCGGAGGGGGAGATCGATCACGCCGGCGTCAGCGTCGAGAAGGTCGAGGAGGCCCGCAAGGCCATCGAGTACGACGTCGTCGAGACGGTCCAGATCATCTTCAACCCGCTGCGCCAGCGCCCGGCCGAGCGGTTCTTCGACGAGGCCGAGCGCGAGGACGTGGGGGTCATCGTCCGCGTCCCACTGGCCTCGGGACTGCTGGCCGACGCCTTCGACGGCGACGAGGAGTTCGACGACGACGACCACCGAAAGTGGGCGGTCGAGGACGGCGTCGAGGCCGGCGTCGGCCGCAAAGGTGGCGAGACGTTCGCCGGCGTCCCCTTCGAGGACGGCCTGGCCGCCGTCGACGACATGCGCCGGCTGGTCCCCGAGGACGCCACCATGGCGCAGTTCACGCTGCGGTGGATCCTGGACCACGACGCCGTCTCGACGGTCATCCCCGGCTCGACGTCGCCCGAGCACGTCGAGGAGAACGCGGCGGCCGCGGATCTGGAGCCCCTCTCGCACGAGACCCACGGGGCCGTCCGCGACGCCTACGAGGCCCACGTCGCCGACTACGTCCACCACCGCTGGTGAGCGAGGCTGCGGGGGCGTCGGGCCCCGCCAGTCGGACTCGAAGCACCTGGACCCCGTCTTCTCGCCGAAGTCGCCGACGACGGGTGCGCGACACTTTCCACATCCAACACGTCCGACAGCCCGCCAGCGGTGCCACTGGTCGCTACCTGGTACCGAACCGCGCCCCGGCTCGCCCGTTCCCGGCAAGTCCGTCCCCTTCGAGCGACGATTTACTCGGTTCGTAGTAAGTGTCAGGAATAAGATACTTATGGGTGCCACGGGTACGACAATCCGATGCGGCCCATCGACGCGACACCACTGGCGCGGGACGGCAAAGTGCTCATTCTGGCCTACGATCACGGCCTCGAGCACGGCCCGACTGACTTCACCGAACGGCCGGAGAGCGCGGACCCCGAAGAGGTCTTCCGGACAGCGACGCACGACGCGGTGACCGCGCTGGCGGTCCAGAAGGGCGTCGGTGAGGCGTACTACCCCTCCTACGAGGACGAGGTGACGCTGCTCGCGAAGGTCAACGGCACGTCGAACCTCTGGACCGGCGAGCCCGACTCGTCGGTCAACTGCTCGGTCGAGTACGCCGCGACCGAGCTGGAGGCCGACGCCGTCGGGTTCACGGTCTACCCCGGCTCGAACCACGAAGTCGAGATGGCAGAGGAGTTCCGCGAGGTCCAGGAGACCGCGCGCGAGTACGACATGCCCGTCGTCCTGTGGTCCTATCCCCGCGGCCAGGGCGTCAAGAACGACACGAAAGACGACACCATCGCCTACGCCGCCCGGCTCGGACTGGAGCTGGGCGCGGACGTGACGAAGGTGAAGTACCCCGGCAGCAAGGAGGGCATGGAGCAGGCCGTCCGGATGGCCGGCAAGTCGAAGGTGGTCATGAGCGGCGGGTCGAAGGTCTCCGACGAGGCCTTCCTCGAGAGCGTCCGCGCGGTCATGGACGCCGGCGGCGCCGGACTCGCCGTCGGACGGAACGTCTGGCAGCGCGAGCAGCCCGAACGCCTCCTCGACGCACTGGACGACGTCATCTACGACGGTGCCTCCGTCGACGCAGCACTACAATGAGCAAGACGATAGACCTCTCGGTCGGCAGCACGGACAGGACGGTCAACGAAGTCGTGGACACCGTCGCCCGGGCGACGCCGGAGATCAGGCACGCCATCGCGAACCACCGCGACGCCGTCGACGGCTACAATCCCAGCGGCGAGGAGCAGCTGGCGGCCGACGTCCGGGCGGACCAGATCCTCGAAGAGCGGCTGCTCGCCATCGACGGCGTCGCGACCTACGCCAGCGAGGAGCGGGAGACCATCGCGACGACCGACGGCCGTCTCCACGTGGCCGTCGACCCGCTGGACGGCTCGTCGAACCTCAGTCCCAACGCGCCGATGGGGACGATCTTCGGCGTGTACGACGTTCGCCCGCCGACGCCCGGGCGGAACCTCGTGGCGGCCGGGTTCGT
This genomic interval from Halomicrobium urmianum contains the following:
- the mre11 gene encoding DNA double-strand break repair protein Mre11, whose translation is MTRVIHTGDTHLGYQQYHVPERREDFMAAFRQVAADAADGDVDAVVHAGDLFHDRRPTLTDVLDTLEVLRTLDDADVPFLAVVGNHEAKRDAQWLDLFASMGLATRLDDEPTVVGDVAFYGLDYVPRSQRDALAYDFAPHDADHAALVTHGQFKPFDYGTWDAEAIVAEATVDFDALLLGDEHAAETKQVEDTWLTYCGSTERASADERDDRGYNVVTFEGDVAIARRGLDTREFVYVEADLAEGEGVDRVRERVGQYDLEDAVVIVHVDGAGDPITPAAVEEFALDRGALVARVTDHREFADEGATEVSFADPDDAVRERVRELGLSEAARDLDETIRASKVADANVADAVENRVRELVDEGDADAFEPAPAEDGIDEGGDTAGDEAATATGDELIDAGGDAAEAADGGTESTDDGPDETEQSVAGDGGPESAGDAPAEDPEDQSTMEEFF
- the pan1 gene encoding proteasome-activating nucleotidase Pan1; amino-acid sequence: MTDTVDDVDLPYDDDASQQEKIEALQERLEVLEDQNEEMRDKLLDANAENNKYQQKLERLTHENKKLKQSPLFVATVQELTEDGVVIKQHGNNQEALTEVTDEMRDGLEPDDRVAVNNSLSIVKSLDDETDVRARVMQVDRSPDVTYADIGGIEEQMEEVRETVELPLKSPGMFEEVGIDPPSGVLLHGPPGTGKTMLAKAVANQTDATFIKMAGSELVHKFIGEGAKLVRDLFELARQHEPAVIFIDEIDAIAAKRTESKTSGDAEVQRTMMQLLSEMDGFDERGEIRIIAATNRFDMLDRAILRPGRFDRLIEVPKPDRDGRVQILKIHTRDMNVADDVDYEVLADVAEEASGADIKALCTEAGMFAIRDDRTEVAMQDFEDAWEKIQDEESEDEDVSKTFA
- a CDS encoding MarR family transcriptional regulator translates to MSATELSGTSEAPEDGWDAVSDLPPSAKLVAKVLEYEDTLTQSQLADETLLPARTVRYALNRLEEVGVVDSRFSFADARKRVYTLTIES
- the rad50 gene encoding DNA double-strand break repair ATPase Rad50; translated protein: MRFERVRLENFKCYADADLRLDRGVTVIHGLNGSGKSTLLEACFFALYGAKALDETLDEVVSLGADDAEVELWFTHAGADYHVERRVRATGERATTAKCVLETPNGTVEGARAVRSHVTDLLRMDHEAFVNCAYVRQGEVNKLINASPGDRQDMLDDLLQLGRLEEYRERASDARVGVGRVRDDKQGALSQLDDQIEEKEEKDLHDRLNALGGQINEVESDIERIEAQRERAVSTLSDAESVLEEYEEKREELDDLNAEIADLRETIAETEQERDQLDERVRERRETLSERRSELESAVAESDLDEADPDAVATRIDDLDEREDELQERIREASVEAKEHEGEAENLRESAEDLESRAEDEREEAAQTEDDLTETRESLAERREQLSDLDEQIAELEARFEDAPIDRDGVAEFREQAAADLQAAKEHVTELEAKLDNERESLQEATELREKGRCPECGQDVDGSPHVDRIGDLTDEIEDLESELSDAREAVEAAEERLERAEELAEAATKLDQLESNRDNVEQLIEERESGLADDEERIERLREEAEEREAVAEEKRESAAEAEEKAEDCRSTVAECNQKLQDLRERRDRLERVDDLIDAVDSLEDALERLREQREQKGEVNDERRQRLADKRERKQTLEDEFDDDKIDQARQEKERAENYVAQADEKLEELEARRNELQNQHGAVENEIEELEELRERRDALADAVERLDSLYEEAEDLERMYGSLRAELRQRNVETLERMLNETFDLVYQNDSYARIELDGEYRLTVYQKDGEELDPEQLSGGERALFNLSLRCAIYRLLAEGIEGSAPMPPLILDEPTVFLDSGHVSQLLDLIEYMRDEVGVEQIVVVSHDEELVGAADALVRVEKDATTNRSSVERVGAGALAELAD
- a CDS encoding DUF7346 family protein, producing MRTVEGPDGDRYLLVKESGESSLVRDPETGAERHLPNDDLEPVAGESPLVTAAGAVDEPLRRVLTAVPDERALGLLLELDERGPLDVHVLLDAYDLCESDLHGLVAEFRAAGLVAEADVAGRRGYRTTDEASEALDRLRE